The following are from one region of the Salvia hispanica cultivar TCC Black 2014 chromosome 1, UniMelb_Shisp_WGS_1.0, whole genome shotgun sequence genome:
- the LOC125208481 gene encoding putative late blight resistance protein homolog R1A-10 isoform X1, with product MTSLGAVLSLMNAIYNISHCSRFSLIGDSHQIIYVVYNELQPWRQILERLDKTKPSRSRKKVNALDGRIKEVIWKFEDSLESLLTQHITSSQLETLPEKVSIDLQSLQNDADSLIQTLKDMEKEYIYEVENMPQDGPNSSSFGFPGTNSKMIGLSDQFEELKTKLLVDRYRSQFHWLFGTAGVGKTTLAKQIYQDPEIHSLYECRAWVTVGRVPQPFSQILQGVLAQLCGITQGDEEMDYYRLKRLKERLKERLHGKYCLIVLDDVWDDDALSRMYFFEDIQLQDGSVQVLHTSRHRKLENYLSGEYGYEVRFLNEEESMELLCDKVFGDQICPPQLEKVAAKIAKHCEGLPLLIVTVAAIISISEHNRDPVYWNDVAERRNSVFKDAYNKISKVLFPSYNYLPQKLKIIFLFMGVFPRDYNTPPSKINIMLMAEGLLSSYESRCDYLKHLAYSYSLVLCILKSTQKTLALWRVTDFKTCCLHSSWRHVCREEASKNKFYHVLNKLTDAEEQVLKGQRCLCLENNILFGINDFLDRVRSNCAFFARSLLFYGPYHQYLIHLDVGFMLLRKIDALKQRFYMFPIEILTLVQLKYLTLTCNGEIPSTISKLFNLRVLIIHPHMKIRRCGAPSYVPMEIWDMKELEHIEILGKSLVAPSHVVSLKKLSILVGVNASICTISELSQRIPNIKKLGIQIEVKPYEDRNVLLSCFDCISTLESLETLKLSITNPVIKKGRVFPVRSLKLPVNLKKLHLSGMGFPWEYMKDIASLPNLKALKLRSYAFQGSHWNIEDYRFPHLQFLLIEESDLVQWESRYGVFSELTYLSLKHCYKLQNIRIPSLHTHRNIEVELEDCNPLALNWASQYQPGASSTLHVTSTSSFDEKPTTIKFKRYGFGVRHY from the exons ATGACATCTTTAGGTGCTGTTCTTTCTCTTATGAATGCTATATACAATATTTCCCATTGCTCTCGTTTTAGCCTTATTGGTGACTCTCACCAAATCATATATGTCGTGTACAACGAGTTGCAGCCTTGGCGCCAAATTCTGGAAAGATTGGACAAGACGAAGCCAAGCCGGAGCAGGAAGAAGGTGAATGCTCTGGATGGAAGAATCAAAGAGGTAATCTGGAAATTCGAAGACTCGTTGGAATCCCTTCTCACTCAACACATTACTTCTTCACAACTCGAAACTCTTCCAGAGAAAGTCTCCATTGATCTGCAGAGTCTGCAAAATGATGCCGATTCCTTGATCCAAACTCTCAAGGATATGGAGAAGGAGTACATCTATGAAGTGGAGAATATGCCTCAAGACGGACCTAATTCCTCATCATTTGGTTTCCCTGGGACCAATTCTAAGATGATTGGATTATCTGACCAATTTGAGGAACTCAAAACCAAGCTTCTGGTAGATCGCTACCGGTCGCAATTCCACTGGCTATTTGGAACGGCAGGAGTTGGGAAGACAACTCTTGCTAAGCAAATTTATCAAGATCCAGAAATTCATAGCCTATATGAGTGTCGCGCGTGGGTGACAGTTGGCCGAGTACCTCAGCCGTTCAGTCAAATTTTGCAAGGCGTTCTTGCTCAACTGTGTGGAATTACTCAAGGAGATGAAGAAATGGACTACTACAGATTGAAAAGATTGAAAGAAAGATTGAAAGAAAGATTGCATGGCAAATATTGCCTTATAGTGTTGGATGATGTCTGGGACGATGATGCATTGAGTAGAATGTATTTCTTTGAAGATATCCAACTCCAAGATGGAAGCGTTCAAGTCTTGCATACCAGCCGGCatagaaaattggaaaattatcTTAGTGGCGAATATGGGTATGAGGTGCGGTTTttgaatgaagaagaaagcatGGAACTACTGTGTGACAAGGTGTTTGGTGATCAGATTTGCCCTCCTCAACTTGAAAAAGTTGCCGCCAAAATCGCCAAGCATTGTGAAGGTCTCCCTCTCTTGATCGTCACTGTTGCCGCCATCATTTCAATATCCGAGCATAACAGAGACCCGGTCTACTGGAATGACGTGGCAGAAAGGAGAAATTCAGTCTTCAAGGatgcatataataaaatatcaaaggTACTTTTCCCAAGTTACAACTACTTACCTCAAAAGCTTAAGATAATATTTCTGTTTATGGGAGTTTTCCCTCGAGATTACAACACTCCCCCATCCAAGATCAACATTATGCTCATGGCTGAGGGGTTGCTTTCCTCGTATGAATCGAGATGTGACTATCTGAAACATCTAGCTTACAGCTACAGCCTTGTATTATGCATCTTGAAGAGCACTCAAAAAACTCTTGCTTTGTGGCGAGTCACTGACTTTAAAACTTGTTGTCTTCATTCTTCATGGAGACATGTGTGTAGAGAAGAAGCTAGTAAGAACAAGTTTTATCATgtcttaaataaattaactgaTGCCGAAGAACAAGTTCTAAAAGGTCAGCGTTGCTTATGTCttgaaaataacattttatttggCATCAATGACTTTCTTGACAGGGTGAGATCGAACTGTGCATTCTTTGCCCGTTCTCTCCTTTTCTATGGTCCTTACCACCAATATCTAATCCATCTAGATGTCGGTTTCATGTTGCTAAGGAAAATTGATGCTCTTAAACAACGTTTCTATATGTTCCCAATAGAAATTCTGACCCTAGTCCAACTAAAGTACCTTACACTAACTTGCAATGGCGAAATCCCTTCAACCATATCCAAACTTTTCAACCTTCGAGTTTTGATTATCCATCCGCATATGAAAATTAGACGTTGTGGAGCTCCATCATATGTACCGATGGAAATATGGGACATGAAAGAGTTAGAGCATATCGAGATATTGGGAAAAAGCCTTGTAGCTCCATCTCATGTTGTTTCATTGAAAAAGCTGTCAATTCTAGTAGGAGTGAATGCTAGTATTTGCACTATCTCCGAACTCTCCCAAAGAATTCCTAACATAAAGAAATTAGGAATACAGATTGAGGTCAAGCCTTATGAGGATCGTAACGTTCTTTTGAGTTGCTTTGATTGCATTTCAACACTTGAAAGCTTAGAGACTCTCAAACTTAGTATCACAAATCCAGTTATCAAGAAAGGTCGTGTTTTCCCAGTAAGGTCATTGAAGTTGCCAgttaatttgaaaaagttacATTTGAGTGGTATGGGTTTTCCATGGGAATACATGAAGGACATTGCTTCTTTGCCAAATCTTAAAGCTCTCAAATTGCGATCCTATGCCTTTCAAGGTTCACATTGGAATATAGAAGATTATCGTTTTCCGCATCTTCAGTTTCTTCTAATTGAAGAAAGTGATTTGGTGCAATGGGAATCAAGATATGGAGTCTTCTCTGAGCTTACGTACTTAAGCTTGAAACATTGCTACAAACTTCAGAATATCCGCATACCTTCTCTTCATACCCATCGTAATATAGAGGTTGAATTAGAGGACTGCAATCCTTTAGCTTTGAATTGGGCCAGCCAATATCAACCAGGTGCAAGTTCTACGCTTCATGTTACTTCCACTTCTTCTTTTGATGAGAAACCGACaacaatcaaatttaaaag GTATGGATTTGGAGTAAGGCATTATTAG
- the LOC125208481 gene encoding putative late blight resistance protein homolog R1A-10 isoform X2: MEKEYIYEVENMPQDGPNSSSFGFPGTNSKMIGLSDQFEELKTKLLVDRYRSQFHWLFGTAGVGKTTLAKQIYQDPEIHSLYECRAWVTVGRVPQPFSQILQGVLAQLCGITQGDEEMDYYRLKRLKERLKERLHGKYCLIVLDDVWDDDALSRMYFFEDIQLQDGSVQVLHTSRHRKLENYLSGEYGYEVRFLNEEESMELLCDKVFGDQICPPQLEKVAAKIAKHCEGLPLLIVTVAAIISISEHNRDPVYWNDVAERRNSVFKDAYNKISKVLFPSYNYLPQKLKIIFLFMGVFPRDYNTPPSKINIMLMAEGLLSSYESRCDYLKHLAYSYSLVLCILKSTQKTLALWRVTDFKTCCLHSSWRHVCREEASKNKFYHVLNKLTDAEEQVLKGQRCLCLENNILFGINDFLDRVRSNCAFFARSLLFYGPYHQYLIHLDVGFMLLRKIDALKQRFYMFPIEILTLVQLKYLTLTCNGEIPSTISKLFNLRVLIIHPHMKIRRCGAPSYVPMEIWDMKELEHIEILGKSLVAPSHVVSLKKLSILVGVNASICTISELSQRIPNIKKLGIQIEVKPYEDRNVLLSCFDCISTLESLETLKLSITNPVIKKGRVFPVRSLKLPVNLKKLHLSGMGFPWEYMKDIASLPNLKALKLRSYAFQGSHWNIEDYRFPHLQFLLIEESDLVQWESRYGVFSELTYLSLKHCYKLQNIRIPSLHTHRNIEVELEDCNPLALNWASQYQPGASSTLHVTSTSSFDEKPTTIKFKRYGFGVRHY, encoded by the exons ATGGAGAAGGAGTACATCTATGAAGTGGAGAATATGCCTCAAGACGGACCTAATTCCTCATCATTTGGTTTCCCTGGGACCAATTCTAAGATGATTGGATTATCTGACCAATTTGAGGAACTCAAAACCAAGCTTCTGGTAGATCGCTACCGGTCGCAATTCCACTGGCTATTTGGAACGGCAGGAGTTGGGAAGACAACTCTTGCTAAGCAAATTTATCAAGATCCAGAAATTCATAGCCTATATGAGTGTCGCGCGTGGGTGACAGTTGGCCGAGTACCTCAGCCGTTCAGTCAAATTTTGCAAGGCGTTCTTGCTCAACTGTGTGGAATTACTCAAGGAGATGAAGAAATGGACTACTACAGATTGAAAAGATTGAAAGAAAGATTGAAAGAAAGATTGCATGGCAAATATTGCCTTATAGTGTTGGATGATGTCTGGGACGATGATGCATTGAGTAGAATGTATTTCTTTGAAGATATCCAACTCCAAGATGGAAGCGTTCAAGTCTTGCATACCAGCCGGCatagaaaattggaaaattatcTTAGTGGCGAATATGGGTATGAGGTGCGGTTTttgaatgaagaagaaagcatGGAACTACTGTGTGACAAGGTGTTTGGTGATCAGATTTGCCCTCCTCAACTTGAAAAAGTTGCCGCCAAAATCGCCAAGCATTGTGAAGGTCTCCCTCTCTTGATCGTCACTGTTGCCGCCATCATTTCAATATCCGAGCATAACAGAGACCCGGTCTACTGGAATGACGTGGCAGAAAGGAGAAATTCAGTCTTCAAGGatgcatataataaaatatcaaaggTACTTTTCCCAAGTTACAACTACTTACCTCAAAAGCTTAAGATAATATTTCTGTTTATGGGAGTTTTCCCTCGAGATTACAACACTCCCCCATCCAAGATCAACATTATGCTCATGGCTGAGGGGTTGCTTTCCTCGTATGAATCGAGATGTGACTATCTGAAACATCTAGCTTACAGCTACAGCCTTGTATTATGCATCTTGAAGAGCACTCAAAAAACTCTTGCTTTGTGGCGAGTCACTGACTTTAAAACTTGTTGTCTTCATTCTTCATGGAGACATGTGTGTAGAGAAGAAGCTAGTAAGAACAAGTTTTATCATgtcttaaataaattaactgaTGCCGAAGAACAAGTTCTAAAAGGTCAGCGTTGCTTATGTCttgaaaataacattttatttggCATCAATGACTTTCTTGACAGGGTGAGATCGAACTGTGCATTCTTTGCCCGTTCTCTCCTTTTCTATGGTCCTTACCACCAATATCTAATCCATCTAGATGTCGGTTTCATGTTGCTAAGGAAAATTGATGCTCTTAAACAACGTTTCTATATGTTCCCAATAGAAATTCTGACCCTAGTCCAACTAAAGTACCTTACACTAACTTGCAATGGCGAAATCCCTTCAACCATATCCAAACTTTTCAACCTTCGAGTTTTGATTATCCATCCGCATATGAAAATTAGACGTTGTGGAGCTCCATCATATGTACCGATGGAAATATGGGACATGAAAGAGTTAGAGCATATCGAGATATTGGGAAAAAGCCTTGTAGCTCCATCTCATGTTGTTTCATTGAAAAAGCTGTCAATTCTAGTAGGAGTGAATGCTAGTATTTGCACTATCTCCGAACTCTCCCAAAGAATTCCTAACATAAAGAAATTAGGAATACAGATTGAGGTCAAGCCTTATGAGGATCGTAACGTTCTTTTGAGTTGCTTTGATTGCATTTCAACACTTGAAAGCTTAGAGACTCTCAAACTTAGTATCACAAATCCAGTTATCAAGAAAGGTCGTGTTTTCCCAGTAAGGTCATTGAAGTTGCCAgttaatttgaaaaagttacATTTGAGTGGTATGGGTTTTCCATGGGAATACATGAAGGACATTGCTTCTTTGCCAAATCTTAAAGCTCTCAAATTGCGATCCTATGCCTTTCAAGGTTCACATTGGAATATAGAAGATTATCGTTTTCCGCATCTTCAGTTTCTTCTAATTGAAGAAAGTGATTTGGTGCAATGGGAATCAAGATATGGAGTCTTCTCTGAGCTTACGTACTTAAGCTTGAAACATTGCTACAAACTTCAGAATATCCGCATACCTTCTCTTCATACCCATCGTAATATAGAGGTTGAATTAGAGGACTGCAATCCTTTAGCTTTGAATTGGGCCAGCCAATATCAACCAGGTGCAAGTTCTACGCTTCATGTTACTTCCACTTCTTCTTTTGATGAGAAACCGACaacaatcaaatttaaaag GTATGGATTTGGAGTAAGGCATTATTAG